In one window of Helianthus annuus cultivar XRQ/B chromosome 17, HanXRQr2.0-SUNRISE, whole genome shotgun sequence DNA:
- the LOC110922769 gene encoding zinc finger protein ZAT4, with protein MASSDDQHTNFKHFCRICKKGFTCGRALGGHMRAHGIGDDAGNLDDEDRCTSDWDDKQGNRRMYALRTNPNRLKSCKVCENCGKEFLSWKAFLEHRKCSSDDGESLVSSPELEGDEDDGYDDENNGDPRDCGGWSKRKRSFRAKVGSFNSNCPSSDDEDLALAKCLMELSNSAGVYAAETDVEDPCVSPSLEEQRPNPMFSTAAFMSPFTRLSSPLDKAKGVATTPKGMFECKACKKVFNSHQALGGHRASHKKVKGCFAARNDQSDDNIGDHDDTMHEEYIPSPKPISTYQYSEGPSTTLLVSDPAPLVGVARRKAKVHKCTICNRIFASGQALGGHKRCHWLTSNMSDTSSLAKFNFHEHIEQLHQRALALPSRILDKAKALELNFPAPEHSISGLRRDPRYNPLGFEVSTEINLHSCNVENHSNVTDGNGKYHNKTSDQQGHEHKNTSNNHGKEDEGGATMEDDEADSKLKLSKLSQLKDMSNVSGNSSSWLQVGITSKTHDVGPPQDP; from the coding sequence ATGGCTAGTTCTGATGATCAACACACCAATTTTAAGCATTTTTGTAGAATATGTAAGAAGGGTTTCACGTGTGGAAGAGCTTTAGGTGGGCATATGAGAGCTCATGGTATCGGTGATGATGCCGGAAATCTTGATGATGAAGATCGGTGCACGAGTGATTGGGATGATAAGCAAGGGAACAGGAGAATGTATGCATTGAGAACAAACCCTAATAGGTTAAAAAGTTGTAAGGTTTGTGAGAATTGTGGGAAAGAATTCTTGTCGTGGAAAGCGTTTCTAGAACATCGTAAATGCAGCTCAGATGATGGCGAGTCTCTCGTGTCGTCACCGGAGTTGGAGGGTGATGAGGATGATGGGTATGATGATGAGAACAATGGTGACCCGAGAGATTGTGGTGGGTGGTCAAAAAGAAAGAGATCTTTTAGGGCTAAAGTTGGTAGCTTTAATTCTAATTGTCCATCAAGTGATGATGAAGATTTAGCCCTAGCTAAATGCCTAATGGAGTTATCAAATTCCGCAGGTGTTTATGCCGCAGAAACCGATGTCGAAGACCCTTGTGTGTCCCCGAGTCTGGAGGAGCAACGGCCGAACCCTATGTTTTCCACCGCGGCGTTTATGTCACCTTTCACTAGACTATCTTCACCTTTGGATAAAGCCAAAGGTGTAGCCACTACCCCTAAAGGCATGTTTGAATGTAAAGCATGTAAAAAAGTGTTCAATTCACATCAAGCGTTGGGTGGTCATAGGGCAAGTCATAAAAAAGTAAAAGGTTGTTTTGCAGCAAGAAATGATCAATCTGATGATAACATAGGTGATCATGATGATACCATGCACGAGGAATATATACCGTCGCCGAAACCAATCTCGACCTATCAGTATAGTGAGGGTCCGAGCACAACACTCCTGGTCTCGGACCCAGCACCGTTGGTCGGAGTGGCAAGACGGAAAGCCAAAGTACACAAATGCACGATTTGTAATCGGATTTTTGCATCCGGTCAAGCGCTTGGTGGCCACAAGAGGTGTCATTGGCTTACATCTAACATGTCTGATACTTCTTCTCTAGCCAAATTTAACTTCCATGAACATATTGAGCAACTCCACCAACGTGCATTGGCGTTACCATCACGAATACTCGACAAAGCTAAAGCACTAGAACTCAACTTCCCCGCTCCGGAGCACAGCATTTCCGGATTAAGAAGAGATCCCCGGTATAATCCCTTAGGCTTTGAGGTTTCGACCGAGATTAATCTACATTCTTGTAATGTAGAAAATCATTCGAATGTTACAGATGGAAATGGAAAGTACCATAACAAAACTAGTGATCAGCAAGGACATGAACATAAGAACACAAGCAACAACCATGGAAAAGAAGATGAAGGAGGAGCAACAATGGAGGATGACGAAGCTGACAGTAAGTTGAAATTGTCAAAACTGAGTCAGTTAAAAGACATGAGTAACGTCAGTGGGAATTCATCTTCATGGTTGCAAGTTGGGATTACTTCAAAAACTCATGATGTGGGTCCACCGCAGGATCCGTAG
- the LOC110925370 gene encoding uncharacterized protein LOC110925370 — translation MDPFNNPENPNTSNNPNTPNNLTQPNVFSVPGYYPTLEPNQFSQYSSNAFASFQHSPNEFAQISQNQALQQMMMRGAWNFLPVQPQPIPTPPVQPQPIPTQSEPEDDVEIVPETQPPKGKGKRNKGKQVVGDQTSKPKATKWTPIKEEALAKAFIGTSDNPVKGNNQSGEGFWSKVLAKFLDLMDQGPYRDLDSVSSKWRKLNSAINRFCEEYNKLYTSDRRSGWNDEDVFKMALEKYKDKNGSNFPHVRAWMVVKDDPKWAPIPNEVAMAKHQKTSETGSLSAGGSDARCHINLNDDADYDEDEYNVREPERPPGRDKTKKERAKGKEKEKVDPHMVEFMEHLKMYNDVTAQKTKTKERGIEEKSRASEEKLKEKVRLANEKIRISDEKIRLKEWEIMTMNVEDEPEPKREVEGRNKRPGQDAEDNDGPKEMVLVTDAEAGRAMAVPHTN, via the exons ATGGATCCGTTCAACAACCCGGAGAACCCGAACACTTCGAACAACCCGAATACTCCCAACAATCTGACCCAACCAAATGTTTTTTCGGTTCCGGGATATTATCCAACGctagaaccgaaccaattctcgCAATATTCATCGAACGCGTTTGCTTCATTCCAACACTCGCCAAACGAATTCGCTCAAATCTCCCAAAATCAAGCCCTTCAACAAATGATGATGCGGGGTGCTTGGAACTTCCTACCCGTTCAACCTCAACCGATCCCCACACCACCCGTTCAACCTCAACCGATCCCGACCCAATCCGAACCCGAAGACGATGTGGAGATTGTGCCCGAAACCCAACCGCCTAAAGGGAAAGGAAAACGAAACAAAGGCAAACAAGTGGTGGGTGATCAAACGTCGAAACCGAAGGCGACTAAGTGGACCCCAATCAAAGAAGAAGCCTTAGCCAAGGCTTTCATTGGCACTTCCGACAACCCGGTAAAAG gtAATAACCAATCGGGTGAGGGGTTTTGGTCCAAGGTATTGGCCAAGTTTCTCGACTTGATGGACCAAGGCCCGTATAGAGATCTCGACTCGGTTTCCTCGAAGTGGCGAAAATTGAACTCAGCCATTAATCGGTTTTGCGAGGAGTATAACAAATTATATACAAGTGACCGTCGTAGCGGGTGGAACGACGAGGATGTGTTCAAAATGGCGTTGGAAAAGTATAAGGACAAGAATGGTAGCAACTTTCCTCACGTTCGCGCGTGGATGGTTGTAAAAGACGACCCAAAATGGGCGCCTATTCCTAACGAGGTGGCGATGGCGAAACACCAAAAAACGTCGGAAACGGGTAGTTTAAGCGCCGGTGGATCGGACGCGAGGTgtcacataaacttaaatgatGACGCCGACTATGACGAAGACGAGTATAACGTACGTGAACCGGAGCGTCCACCGGGCCGAGACAAAACAAAGAAGGAGCGGGCCaagggaaaagaaaaggaaaaggtggaCCCGCACATGGTTGAGTTTATGGAACACCTAAAAATGTACAACGACGTCACGGCCCAAAAAACGAAGACGAAGGAGCGGGGCATCGAAGAAAAAAGTCGTGCATCGGAAGAAAAGTTAAAAGAGAAGGTCCGATTGGCGAATGAGAAAATCCGAATTTCCGATGAAAAAATTCGGCTCAAGGAATGGGAAATAATGACGATGAATGTCGAGGACGAACCCGAGCcgaaac GTGAGGTGGAGGGCCGGAACAAACGTCCTGGCCAAGATGCTGAAGACAACGATGGACCAAAGGAAATGGTGTTGGTGACCGACGCCGAAGCTGGACGGGCCATGGCTGTCCCCCACACAAACTAG